TATTTATTTAATTTATTTATTTATTTAATTTATTTATTTATTTAATTCATTTATTTAATTCATTCATTCATTCATTTATTTATTTACTTACTTATTTACTTACTTATTTATTTATTTACTTACTTATTTATTTATTTACTTATTTACTTACTTACTTACTTACTTACTTACTTAGATTATTTATTTAATTTATATATAATTTGTTTAAAAAGACGGCTGCAAAATTTTAAAATATCTTTTTGTTTTATAAAACAATTGCCAATTAAATTATTTACGATATAATAACATTATATTATGATTGCTGCTTAAAATAAAATAAGTTAATTAAATAATTAAATAATTAAATAAAAATCCGGAGGTTTATCTGTTATGGCTAAAACATTAAAAGGAACGAAGAGTTTTGAAAATTTAAAAAATGGATTTGCAGGAGAATCAGAAGCGAATAGAAGATATTTGTATTTTGGAAAAGAAGCCGATATTCAGGGTGAGCCGGATATTGCAAATAATTTTAGAGAGACAGGGGAAGGGGAAACAGGGCATGCTTTCGGACATCTTGATTATTTAAGAAAATATGAAGGCGGAGATCCGGCCACTGGCAAACCGCTTGGCGATTTAAAAGAAATGCTGGAATCGGCTTTTGCCGGTGAAACATATGAGTACACCGAAATGTATCCGGGTTTTGCCAAAACTGCAAGAGAAGAAGGTTTTGACGACCTGGCTTTGTGGTTTGAAACACTTGCAAAGGCGGAAAAATCCCATGCAGGAAGATTTCAAAAATTACTTGAAAATTTTAAATAAATTAATCAGGAGCATCAATGTACAAAGCAGGTGCAGACCCGAAAGAAGCTCAGAACTTCGATATAAAAGACGCAAATTTTTTCAGTGAAGATAATCTTTTTGAAGAAATAAAAAGGGTATACCTTAAGTGTATAAGCTGCAGGCTATGCGTTGGGTTTTGTCCTTCGTTCCCTGCAATATTCAACGTTGTAGATAAAAAAGACGGCGATGTCGGGGCTATGACTAAAGCAGAATTGATGAAACCGCTCGATTTATGTTTTTACTGCAAACGATGCTATTTTAAATGTCCGTTTACTCCCCCTCATGAATGGAAAATTGATTTTCCGCATTTAGCGCTTAGATTTAAAGCGTTCAGATTTAAAAAAGAAGGAGCAAGAATTCAGGACAAGCTGCTTGTCGATACCGACAGTATGGGTAAAAAATCAGTCCCTATGGCTTCTATAATTAATAAAATCAATACATCAAAGGCTGTGCGTTCCATAATGGAACCTTTTATGGGCTTGGATAAAAGAGCCAAATTACCGGTGTTTAATAAAATAACATTTGAAAAATGGTTTCGCAATAATTACAAGCCGGATAAAAAACCTGTAGAACAGTTTAGCGGAAAAGTCGTTCTTTTTTATACCTGTATGCTTAATTATAATTTTTTAGAAAGAGGGATTGCTTTAATCAAAGTTTTAGAAAAAAATAATATATATATTGAGCTGCCGGACATACAATGCTGCGGCATACCTTTTTACGATACAGGGGATATCAATAATTCAATAAAAAAAGCCGAATACAATGTCAAGAATTTAAAAAAGTATATCAAAGAGGGTTTTGATGTAATAGTTCCTGTGCCGACATGCGCAATGCAGATTAAACATGAGTATCCGCTGCTGCTTCCAGACGATAAAGACGTACAGTTAATTTCAGCTAAAACCTATGAAATAAACGAGTATCTGTTTAATCTATACAAAAATGATAAATTTAATACCGATTTCAAAAAATCTATGGGTAATATCGCCTATCATATTAATTGCCATTTAAAATCCCTTAATGTTGGCTATAAAGCGGTAAATCTATTAAAACTTATTCCTGATACCAGGGTTAAAATTATAGAAAAATGTTCAGGACATGACGGAACATTCGGGGTGAAGAAGAAAACCTTTGATTACGCTCTAGATGTAGGAAAAAGTTTATTTGAAGAGATAACTGAAATGCAGATGGATTATTTTATTTCGGATTGCCCGCTGGCTTCTGATCAGATTGAGATGGCAACAGGCAAAAAAGTCAAGCATCCGGTTGAAATTTTATATAAAGCTTATTCGGGTTAGCAGATAAATATGAGAAAAATTGAGCTTAAAGATATTATAAACATTTATGAATACGAAAAACAAAGAGAACAGCGAATAAAAGATATTCTGCAGTTAAAAGAGAGAAGAAGAATCCATATTGGCGACAAACTCTTAATAACGTTTGAAAATTTTCAAACGTTATTGTTTCAGATTCAAGAAATGCTCAGGGTGGAACGGATTGTTTCTGAAGAAAAGATACAGGAAGAAATTGATGTATATAATGAGTTAATGCCTCAAAAAAATGAGCTTTCTTTTACTTTATTTATAGAAATACCTGATGATGAAGAAAGAAAAAAGCTGATAACAAAATTAGTCGGTATTCATGACTTCGTTGAGCTTCATATAACGAGAGTGAATCATGAAAATAGTCGGAATGATGAGCTGAATAAGGATATGACTAACGAACTGAATAACAATATAGTCCGGCGGGTTATAGTT
This genomic stretch from Candidatus Acididesulfobacter guangdongensis harbors:
- a CDS encoding rubrerythrin, translating into MAKTLKGTKSFENLKNGFAGESEANRRYLYFGKEADIQGEPDIANNFRETGEGETGHAFGHLDYLRKYEGGDPATGKPLGDLKEMLESAFAGETYEYTEMYPGFAKTAREEGFDDLALWFETLAKAEKSHAGRFQKLLENFK
- a CDS encoding Fe-S oxidoreductase → MYKAGADPKEAQNFDIKDANFFSEDNLFEEIKRVYLKCISCRLCVGFCPSFPAIFNVVDKKDGDVGAMTKAELMKPLDLCFYCKRCYFKCPFTPPHEWKIDFPHLALRFKAFRFKKEGARIQDKLLVDTDSMGKKSVPMASIINKINTSKAVRSIMEPFMGLDKRAKLPVFNKITFEKWFRNNYKPDKKPVEQFSGKVVLFYTCMLNYNFLERGIALIKVLEKNNIYIELPDIQCCGIPFYDTGDINNSIKKAEYNVKNLKKYIKEGFDVIVPVPTCAMQIKHEYPLLLPDDKDVQLISAKTYEINEYLFNLYKNDKFNTDFKKSMGNIAYHINCHLKSLNVGYKAVNLLKLIPDTRVKIIEKCSGHDGTFGVKKKTFDYALDVGKSLFEEITEMQMDYFISDCPLASDQIEMATGKKVKHPVEILYKAYSG
- a CDS encoding DUF3501 family protein, with the translated sequence MRKIELKDIINIYEYEKQREQRIKDILQLKERRRIHIGDKLLITFENFQTLLFQIQEMLRVERIVSEEKIQEEIDVYNELMPQKNELSFTLFIEIPDDEERKKLITKLVGIHDFVELHITRVNHENSRNDELNKDMTNELNNNIVRRVIVIKGTADKQSALDYKTNRTQMVHFLKFHFNEDEIKQFEIGKSLIAVNHPEYNYSTVIEPQLKRELLDDLLQ